The Lytechinus pictus isolate F3 Inbred chromosome 8, Lp3.0, whole genome shotgun sequence nucleotide sequence aatttattataatcattgatTTACATGATTGTGAACATCAACAAGACATAAAAAACGGTAGAGAGAAGCCCATTGAATTGTTCTAGTGAGGGCAAGATCACGGTGCAATCTCATGACAAATGAATTTAACAACACTTTATTCATTGTTTCTCCATGATTCATTTTCAGATGGATGTTATTTTCTGTGTTTTCACGGTTCTTGTCACCCAACAATCCTCATATTTTTATCAGCAAGTTAATGCCCAAGGTAATTCTACTACTAGTTGTAGGAGttgtagtcgtagtagtagtagtagttgttgttgtagtggTCTGATTTTactatttctattttcactACTGCTTGTATACTTctaatgatcttcattatacTACAAACACTAAAAATGCTACTGCTATAACTAATACTCTTATTGATATGCTGTTATTTCGTCGGTATCATTATGAACGATAAGATTGCCTTATATTCTATTactataagaaaagaaaaaggagacgCTAGTGGAAGAGCAAGATGagtaagaagaagaaagagtgATTTGAATGAAGAGGAAAATCTTagtaataaagcaatataatGTAGTCACTATCTTCGGGAATCCATGTACATTGATAAACTATGATATCCTGCTCAGTGTTTCGGCTCCCCTTACCATACCAATCCTTaagtatgattttatttttgatcaGATGCCGAATTTAGTGGAAATGGATACATCGTGCACAACGAGTCTTGCTACTTCTTCTCAAACATCCAATCAAATTTCAGGACATCGAatctattttgtaaaaatcatggAATGCACTTGGTTTCCATACAATCTTCTAACGAGCAGTCGTTTCTTGTCGAAAAGATCATGAAGAGAGGTATTGAAGATTACTGGATAGGTCTATCAAGGTTTTCATGGTTAGATGGATCTCCTCTGTCGTATATTAACTTTCCAGAAATCAACAAGGCTCTTGATGATGACGGAAGGTGCTTCAGGTTAAGAGCCCACAGGAATAATTGGCATGATGCACCTTGTTCCCTCCAATACAAGTTTATCTGTGAAGTGGAATATGGTAAGCAATGTAAATGTCGTTTGCAATATTTCCGTTTGTCTTTTAATCAATAACTGAACTATATGTTGAAGCAGAAGAGATGTGTTTCAATATCCAGAAAAAATGCTCGTCTATCGTAATGGTACAGTCTGGGTTAGGTTTTAGCGTCCCCATACATGACATGGGAAATTAGATTGGTAGGAAGAACATcctattatttttcctttctttctttaaaggtcaagtccacttcagaatttttttttttgaatcaatagagaaaaatcagacaagcataatgctgaaaatttcatcaaaatcgaatgtgaaataagaaagttatgacatttaaagtttcgcttattttcacaaaatagttatatgcacaatttagccACCTGCAAATGAGGGAATCTATGATGTCcctcaatcactatttcttttgttttttattgtttgaattatacaatatttaaacaagtgtttggTACTGCAAAATCGTAAGATAgccttaaaaactgacatactgaagcttttcgacatgcactcatcggagtaaaatcgcatgaatgactaaaaacGCTAGAGCAAAACAATATATGATAGAACCGTAACCAGACAATGGACGCTAAACAGCGAGCCGTGATTGGCTGTCAAGCAAACAAGTTAGGCTTGGTACCAGCCGTATATTGAAGCGAAGCAACTAAAAAAAACGCAAGggttatttcaatatttcaatttttacagatttgacaataaggaccgacttCACTGAACCATaacatgttaaacaatggtaatgccacatgttcagggagaaataacactttgtttcacaggacaatgattagaaaattagaatatttcatataataaaatacaaaagaaacagtgagtgagtgatgtcatcagatccctcatttgcataccgacaggatgtgcatataactattttgtaaaattaagcgaaacttcaaaatgtcataactttcttattttacatccgattcggatgaatttttcagtgttatgcttgttgtatttttctctttttatttaaatcaacaatgTGTTGaaatggacttgtcctttaagggggGATACCCCTTCGAATTTTTTCCGCTTGCTTGATATTTGAGGTGGAATACATgtctttttttatgaaaaaaaaccttccttggaaaaaaaaacatacggGCTTTCATATGATCTCCCTTTCAAAATACCATGAATAATCAATACTGCTCATTAATTGCTCTTACAAATCTCGATATAAATATAACCCATTTAACAAgttcgagaaaaaaaattattttcaaaatatactgAATACATATCTGTCTTGGATAcaaaaatcaatagaaaaaaataatatccatgTTGCCACTGTGACCACTGGCGGATCTAGGGGGATGCACAaccggcccatgcccccccccccttaagagGCACAATAAAAATTCGTAATGTCAAAAAATGCCGTTCAAACAaaagtgtccccccccccccttcgaaagtgaagacctttttttgcttgtcaattttttacgTGGACGAAATCCGATATTGTTTgttgaaacctttttttaaattttgcttgttaaatttttatttttcctcgggaaaataaccccccccccctttcgaaaaatcctggatccgcccctgactgtGACAATAGTAAGTATTTGTGAATCACAAATACTTACTGTGGTCACAGTGGCAACAGGATAAGTCCATGTCATTCATTCGATATTAAGGCCGGAATAAGGGTGTGGGTTCAAAATTCAATGTAGTAATTAATTTAATTTGCATTATtgactttttattgtttgaaattgaggCGACACTTCGAAAAAGCCCAACATTCGTAACGGATTGGTTCAAGCGAAATAAATCCGTGACAGGGATTGAGCCAACGGCATTCTgactcttgattttttttttcttcccacttcagatttttctttattatgccTCATGGGGGAGTTCAGACATTACGTGTATGACCAGTCCTGTTATTACTTTTCTACGCTCATTGAAAACTTCAAAACTTCAAAATCAAGATGTGAAAACTTTGGAATGCATCTCGTGTACATCGAATCCGAGGATGAAGAGCAGTTCTTGATCTCGAAGCGTGAAGACGACACTGACTATTGGATAGGGATGGCCAGTGTGGGCTGGCGAGACGGGTCACAGATCAACTACAAAAACTTCCGTGATGTTCAGAGCACGTTCGACAGGGGCGGTTTGTGCTTCCTGTTACGACATCCGGATTTTGACTGGCACGATATGACCTGTGATTCAACGCATCGTTACATCTGTGAAAAGGTGTTCGATGGGCAAGGTATTAGGGAGTGATTGCAAGCTTCTTACAACACctaatcattatatataccTATCTCCCTTATACACACGCACCATCACGTAAaacccacacacccacacgcGCATAcaccccccccacacacacacactcacaccatGTCCATTTTCCCGCCATCATCTTCAATTATATAAAAACTCTCATAATCAGTTTGCGTACAGCcgacataaaaaatatttgcaatttttcgtaaGCCTTGAAACTTATAAGGACGAACTGCTTTTCCGGTTCAATtattttcgacaatgacctcccAGGTGTTCTTGATCATTTGAAGGACATTTTCCATTACATTTGCTGAGCTCTTGAACACGCCTTgcttttctttcaatctttattgatcaaaatataaataacaatataaatcaaaCACTTTCATTTAAATGATTAGACAAAGCAGCACTTTTGTATATTCCAGTTTATAAAGACAGATACAAAAGACAAATTAAATATCGAatctccatttttttaaatgtacagGTAACAtacaaatattgttaattttagACTAAAATTCGACTgataaaatattccatatatGTCGCCCTACTTCTATAACTAACTCCATATGAAGAATGATTCATCTTTAATTGTTTCCCCCACACAGCCCATATGATATCCACCTCCTTCAAACTTGCAGCTGACGATGCAACGCTGGACGATGAAGCCATTATATCATCCTACTCGGTGCGCTCAGTACTTAGGTGCGCGAAGTTGTGTATGGGTGACAAAGATTGTGCTTACTTTACATTTATTGCACACGAGAGGGCGTGTTCTATTGGCCGGTCATTACTCGCAGCGGACGTTTCTCACTTGGAACCACGACATGGAGCTCGGACGTACTCCATAATTTAGAATTTAAATGAAGAATTGATTCGATGATTTCGAGTTCAATATCATTCGTGTACTAGGAATAATATGTAAGCTCTCTCGCATAATATATAGCGTTTGATTTGACTTTGAACGCTTCttatattaaacaaattcatgaatataggcttataattatcatcatctacATATCATCTGCTCTTTTGTTAAGAATATAAACACCATTCCCTATGAATTGGATGTTTCGagtttacatttgctcattcgTTCTGCTGTCTTTTCTTGTCTTGCTTCGTGAAAATGTGTTAATACCTTCGACACGTAGAACGTGTAAAGCATGATGATCATACCttggagctatagctccatgatcataATTTCCCCCGACGTACTACTTTAAGAAGAACACACACAAAGAACAATATCTGTgatatattttaatgtttttagattttcgtttatatataaatacaaacgATGAACCTGTTGAATATAGGGCGACCAGCATtataatgcatacatgtatgacagtgTATGAATATATACAAGTTGACTGTTCATGTACAATCATGCAAATTGTCATATCCCTTTgtgaatttgtttatttatcatgttgttttcattattatgcTCATAAAGTTTTGGCAAATTAAATGTTCGATCGTAATTTCAAGGAACTATCGATCTGGAAAGATTCATATATGACCGTTGAATAATGGTATTTAAAAGAAGATAATCTGAGAAGGATAAacaaagggagagagagaaagaaaagagaggcAGGGAGCAAGACAGGGAAGGTGAGCTGTGAAAACGAAGATAGTTGAAATTacaaaagggagagaaaggtgACCGTTAGGCTTATATATCCACTTTCTTTCCTTCTGTATATATTGTACACTCTAAGGAAATATttggtaaaagtgctccatgagggtaattatgtgtccaaccaacattggaaatttcttttgggcatttttatttatcgaGCGTGATGAAACTTTTGCCCATTTTAAAGTAATTGTTGCTTATTTTCTAACCATATattggacaatatgcttcccgcatttgGTAAAGTACTGCTCAACATTGGTTTGaacctcgtggtggtaaaaattttaccaattatttttatacagtgtacatgtataattgttATTAGATATCATCAATATGGGGTGAGACTATTCcaaataaatatatgtatactcCCTGCGAGGTACTTTGGTCGCATCCTACATGattgtaatgaaaattgaaaatggaggTTATCCATATTTTCTAGAGAACTTTAGTTTTCAAAAGTTTTGAattaaaacacacacaaaaacacaaGAGCTGTATATTCCTGCGGTCGACGACGTTGTTTCCGTAATGCGGTCGGAGTAGGCCGAAAAAGAGGCGGGCGCGTGCTCATTTCATAATTGATTgcagaaaaattaataaaatcaattacCACAAGGGTCAACGCTTTGATCGTGGAGACACGATACAGTGGTGTACATGATTATAGTCCGTTTTGACATCCTAAAGAGTGCTAGAGGTCTAAAGTTCAAATAAAGTGGCTCTTGGATACGTAAAAATGATGCACACGTAGGATACATTTTATGATTCATCAGAAAGTTTCAAATGAATGTTCATTCTACTCGGACAAAAAGgtaaaaaatcagaaaaaaacattatgatgatgataataatcataacaaaaaaaatccgCTTTCGGAACGACG carries:
- the LOC135154832 gene encoding macrophage mannose receptor 1-like; the encoded protein is MDVIFCVFTVLVTQQSSYFYQQVNAQDAEFSGNGYIVHNESCYFFSNIQSNFRTSNLFCKNHGMHLVSIQSSNEQSFLVEKIMKRGIEDYWIGLSRFSWLDGSPLSYINFPEINKALDDDGRCFRLRAHRNNWHDAPCSLQYKFICEVEYDFSLLCLMGEFRHYVYDQSCYYFSTLIENFKTSKSRCENFGMHLVYIESEDEEQFLISKREDDTDYWIGMASVGWRDGSQINYKNFRDVQSTFDRGGLCFLLRHPDFDWHDMTCDSTHRYICEKVFDGQAHMISTSFKLAADDATLDDEAIISSYSVRSVLRCAKLCMGDKDCAYFTFIAHERACSIGRSLLAADVSHLEPRHGARTYSII